One window of Methylococcus sp. EFPC2 genomic DNA carries:
- a CDS encoding DUF3124 domain-containing protein, translated as MTKRTKPPMKHLAWAVLPAVLFSSAWNVLSDEKRSRGQLLYVPVYSEVPYGDKGLTLNLTATLSLRNTDSKHRITVDKVDYYSSTGKLVRSYLSKPVSLEPLASVEHVVRESDRSGGISASFLVEWESAASVSVPYVEVLMINSTYNQGIAFNSPARVLEEKP; from the coding sequence ATGACGAAACGAACTAAGCCGCCCATGAAGCACCTGGCCTGGGCCGTACTTCCGGCAGTGCTCTTCTCGAGCGCATGGAACGTGCTCTCCGACGAGAAACGCAGCCGGGGTCAACTGCTTTACGTCCCCGTTTATTCAGAAGTACCCTACGGCGACAAGGGACTGACCCTGAACCTGACAGCGACCCTGAGCCTGCGCAACACGGACAGCAAGCATCGGATCACCGTCGACAAGGTGGACTACTACAGTTCGACCGGAAAGCTGGTTCGGTCTTATCTGAGCAAGCCCGTTAGCCTGGAGCCCCTGGCCTCCGTCGAACACGTCGTCCGGGAGTCCGACCGCAGCGGCGGTATCAGCGCCAGCTTCCTGGTGGAATGGGAAAGCGCGGCCTCTGTATCCGTGCCCTACGTCGAGGTCTTGATGATCAACAGCACCTACAATCAGGGTATCGCTTTCAACAGCCCCGCCCGAGTGTTGGAGGAAAAACCATAA
- a CDS encoding GGDEF domain-containing protein — MNSPIDEPESYWREKYLRLLNSGEAYQLDQEQREQLLSKAVIRLTYAASGFDPALDPHLLALREVMRKELKTSDLRQQLDALMDAMIRVPPSDHSDAARATGLELLRFLKSPQLAYRDEKALDVLQERIESNTFGTEDQLFAAVAKRLNERPGEESRGWMGRLLGGHIDSSADESKLRGPLEGLLKAVSAPASLEKRKIQLIERVSHGDANLIGLLDSSAALITEIGAELSKEHQALHEFLSALSAKLGQLEEKTFELQAQNQESAEIRRTQGEAVGEEVAGLRSAARDETDLLKLKDIVETRLDFVATQLEAHKSEEEARFAASQKQLRDVSLRLVLLEQESDDLRTRLSQAHDIAYTDALTRLPNRAAYQERIELEEKRWRRFRQPISLVIWDIDRFKQINDRFGHASGDKALSFISRILISSVRSTDFVARYGGEEFIMLLVGSDENDAMDVAEEMRKRIEECEFTTHGKRVSITISCGMSQFKGQDRYEDVFERADQALYQAKRKGRNRCELAPVNR; from the coding sequence ATGAACTCGCCCATCGACGAACCCGAATCTTATTGGCGGGAAAAATATCTGAGGCTCCTCAACAGCGGGGAAGCCTACCAACTCGACCAGGAACAGCGCGAGCAATTGCTGAGCAAGGCGGTGATCCGCCTGACTTATGCCGCAAGCGGTTTCGACCCGGCGCTGGACCCCCATCTGCTGGCGCTCCGCGAGGTGATGCGCAAGGAGTTGAAAACTTCGGACCTGCGTCAACAGCTCGACGCTTTGATGGATGCAATGATACGCGTCCCGCCTTCCGACCATTCCGATGCCGCGCGGGCCACCGGCCTGGAACTGTTGCGCTTCCTCAAATCGCCGCAGTTGGCCTACCGGGATGAAAAGGCGCTGGATGTCTTGCAGGAACGGATAGAATCGAACACCTTCGGCACCGAAGACCAGTTGTTTGCGGCCGTGGCCAAGCGGCTGAATGAACGTCCCGGGGAGGAAAGCCGGGGTTGGATGGGGCGCTTGCTCGGCGGGCACATCGACTCCTCGGCGGACGAAAGCAAGCTGCGTGGCCCCCTGGAAGGCCTGCTGAAAGCGGTCAGTGCGCCGGCCTCCCTGGAAAAGCGGAAAATCCAGTTGATAGAGCGAGTCAGTCACGGCGACGCCAACCTGATCGGCCTGCTCGACTCATCCGCAGCGTTGATTACCGAAATCGGCGCCGAACTGAGCAAAGAGCATCAAGCCTTGCACGAATTTCTCTCCGCCCTGAGCGCCAAGCTCGGCCAGTTGGAGGAAAAGACTTTCGAACTGCAGGCGCAGAACCAGGAGTCGGCGGAAATCCGCCGGACCCAAGGTGAGGCGGTCGGCGAAGAAGTGGCCGGCCTGCGGTCGGCAGCGCGTGATGAGACCGATTTGCTGAAGCTCAAGGATATCGTGGAAACCCGGCTGGATTTCGTCGCCACCCAACTGGAAGCGCATAAAAGTGAGGAAGAAGCCCGCTTCGCGGCGAGTCAGAAACAACTGCGGGACGTATCGCTAAGACTGGTATTGCTGGAGCAGGAATCCGACGACCTGCGCACCCGGCTTTCGCAGGCCCACGACATCGCGTATACCGATGCGTTGACCCGCTTGCCCAACCGCGCGGCCTACCAGGAACGGATCGAGCTGGAGGAAAAGCGCTGGCGCCGGTTCCGCCAGCCCATCAGCTTGGTGATCTGGGACATCGACCGCTTCAAGCAGATCAACGACCGCTTCGGCCACGCCTCGGGCGACAAGGCGCTGAGTTTCATCAGCCGCATCCTCATCAGCTCGGTGCGCAGCACGGATTTCGTCGCGCGCTACGGCGGCGAGGAATTCATCATGCTGCTGGTCGGCTCGGACGAGAACGACGCCATGGACGTGGCGGAAGAAATGCGCAAACGCATCGAAGAGTGCGAATTCACCACCCACGGCAAACGGGTATCCATCACCATCTCCTGTGGAATGAGCCAGTTCAAGGGCCAGGACCGCTACGAAGACGTGTTCGAACGGGCCGATCAGGCGCTCTACCAAGCCAAGCGCAAAGGCCGCAACCGCTGCGAACTCGCTCCGGTCAACCGCTAG
- a CDS encoding TonB-dependent receptor: protein MRKQFLILAASAGTFALSVQAENQPIQELEAVVVTAPLRDKATESAVPVTVLKDDDLRRKIGHSIGETLKQELGITSQSFGPGVGTPVIRGQSGPRVRVLANGIGSNDASAVSPDHATSVEPLLAERIEVLRGPATLLYGSGAMGGVVNVIDNRIPGFRPDKLFGGAVEQRYDSASDETSTALKAEGGQGEFAYHLDGFYRERNNLDIGGRGIDVGAVSVTDPSLNVVSNPEGTLPNTWGHAISGSAGASWVGEPGFAGVSINRLENNYGIAPDGTGEEFVRIDLRQTKYDFKSELDHPFGFAKALRTRLGYTDYQHTEIANGAPGAFFTNQSYEGRVELTHEDWGPVRGAVGFQATASDFSATEKLTGATIVPRSQINSYGIFAVESLDFGSVTYQLGTRVEETTLAPEDVKDLSYTPVSASASALWKVDQGNQLSLAITRSSRAPQVQELLSNGFHDATRSYERGDLKLKEETSYNLDLGYRFKSDWMRAEFDLFHNWATDYIFQQRTGEFVDEEGNPCQDACVPVLTSAQGEAIFKGYEAKLVFPVMENRWGLLDLTLYSDYTRGEFVRGGDVPRMPPLRYGVQFDHTADKWTSYLRLTRAESQPHGGEHETATAAYLLLNIGTQYQVEAFHDAKLTVFAKGNNLLDDTIRNSTSYLRNFAPEAGRGAEVGLRISY from the coding sequence GTGCGCAAGCAGTTCCTCATTCTGGCAGCCTCGGCCGGCACCTTTGCCCTGTCCGTACAGGCGGAAAACCAGCCGATACAGGAACTGGAAGCGGTCGTCGTCACAGCCCCCTTGCGCGACAAGGCCACAGAATCGGCCGTGCCGGTCACGGTCCTGAAGGACGACGATCTGCGCCGGAAAATAGGCCATAGCATCGGCGAAACCTTGAAGCAGGAACTGGGCATCACCAGTCAATCATTCGGGCCCGGCGTGGGCACGCCGGTGATACGGGGACAAAGCGGCCCCCGCGTGCGCGTGCTGGCGAACGGCATCGGCAGCAACGATGCCTCCGCCGTCAGTCCCGACCATGCCACCAGCGTCGAACCCCTGCTGGCCGAACGCATCGAAGTGCTACGCGGACCCGCGACCCTGCTTTACGGCAGCGGCGCCATGGGCGGCGTGGTCAACGTCATCGATAACCGGATTCCGGGATTCCGGCCCGATAAGCTGTTCGGCGGCGCAGTGGAGCAACGCTACGACTCGGCTTCCGACGAAACCAGCACGGCCCTGAAGGCCGAAGGCGGGCAAGGCGAGTTTGCCTACCACCTCGACGGCTTTTACCGGGAGCGCAACAACCTCGATATCGGCGGCCGGGGCATCGATGTCGGCGCGGTGAGCGTCACCGATCCCTCGCTGAACGTCGTATCGAATCCCGAGGGGACTTTGCCCAATACCTGGGGACACGCCATCAGCGGCTCCGCCGGGGCTTCGTGGGTCGGCGAACCCGGTTTCGCCGGCGTTTCCATCAACCGCCTGGAAAACAACTACGGTATCGCCCCCGATGGAACCGGGGAAGAATTCGTCCGTATCGACCTCAGGCAAACCAAGTACGACTTCAAGAGCGAACTGGACCATCCCTTCGGCTTCGCCAAGGCTTTGCGCACGCGCCTGGGTTATACCGACTATCAACACACGGAAATCGCCAACGGTGCTCCCGGGGCGTTTTTCACCAACCAGTCCTACGAAGGCCGCGTCGAACTGACGCATGAGGATTGGGGGCCCGTACGAGGCGCCGTCGGATTTCAGGCCACCGCCAGCGATTTCAGCGCCACCGAGAAACTGACCGGAGCGACCATCGTCCCCCGCTCCCAGATCAACAGCTACGGTATTTTCGCAGTGGAATCCCTGGACTTCGGCTCGGTGACCTATCAGTTGGGGACACGCGTCGAGGAAACCACGCTGGCGCCGGAAGACGTAAAAGACCTGAGCTATACCCCAGTCAGCGCGTCCGCCTCCGCCCTGTGGAAAGTCGACCAAGGCAACCAGCTGAGCTTGGCCATCACCCGCTCCTCGCGCGCCCCTCAGGTACAGGAACTGCTCTCCAACGGATTTCACGACGCCACGCGCAGCTACGAGCGGGGTGACCTCAAGCTCAAGGAAGAGACCTCCTACAACCTGGATCTGGGCTACCGGTTCAAGTCCGACTGGATGCGGGCCGAGTTCGACCTGTTCCATAACTGGGCCACCGACTACATCTTCCAGCAACGCACGGGGGAATTCGTCGACGAGGAAGGCAATCCCTGCCAGGACGCTTGCGTGCCCGTGCTGACCAGCGCACAGGGTGAGGCGATCTTCAAAGGCTACGAAGCCAAGCTGGTTTTCCCGGTCATGGAAAACCGCTGGGGCCTGCTCGACCTGACTCTGTACAGCGATTACACGCGCGGCGAGTTCGTGCGGGGCGGCGACGTGCCGCGCATGCCGCCCCTGCGCTACGGCGTGCAGTTCGATCATACGGCGGACAAATGGACCAGTTATCTACGCCTGACGCGGGCCGAATCGCAACCGCACGGGGGCGAGCACGAAACGGCCACGGCCGCTTATCTGCTGCTGAACATCGGCACGCAATACCAGGTCGAGGCCTTCCACGACGCCAAGCTCACGGTGTTCGCCAAGGGCAATAACCTGCTCGACGACACCATCCGCAACTCCACCTCCTATCTGCGCAATTTCGCCCCGGAAGCCGGACGCGGAGCCGAGGTGGGCCTGCGCATCAGCTATTGA